One part of the Methanomethylovorans hollandica DSM 15978 genome encodes these proteins:
- a CDS encoding Cdc6/Cdc18 family protein yields the protein MAENTVDVNKILFSGSVFLNPDAVSPGYKPKSINEVMHRVDFIEAYTTHFKKTVMGFDSSNLLVFGKTGTGKTMVTKLMMQVISEAALQNGIEVFPVFVNCNVTYSDTMVLRFLITQFEEKLDLPHEKLVNNFSEYYNRLTYLMTKYGKSIIIIFDEIDKLTNPDIINNFLRIKENDDMKRNVCIVGISNSLYFTKNLDPRTKSALSQTEITVEPYDAVQLEEILCYRAKLAFKDGVIDDMVIPLCAALAAQEHGDARRAIDLLRVSGDIADMRGDKIIQSEHVREANTKIDSDKTKRVVTRLTPQSKTAFLSSLLLLNKPGTNTVITSDIYNVYLQVCEQIGIDVLSARRFNDLIGELSMLELLYTKKTSRGRGKGVVNMVGIDVNLDSNIIFDWIYEDSQFYSMNGRKQLTIYNQLKF from the coding sequence ATGGCTGAAAATACAGTTGATGTAAATAAAATACTGTTTAGTGGCTCAGTATTTTTAAATCCTGATGCTGTGTCGCCAGGATATAAACCTAAATCTATAAATGAAGTCATGCATCGAGTTGATTTTATCGAAGCATATACTACACATTTTAAGAAAACTGTAATGGGTTTTGATTCTTCTAATCTTCTTGTATTTGGTAAAACTGGAACTGGAAAAACAATGGTTACTAAGTTAATGATGCAAGTTATTAGTGAAGCTGCACTTCAAAATGGTATTGAAGTTTTTCCTGTTTTTGTTAATTGTAATGTTACTTATTCTGATACGATGGTTCTGCGTTTCCTTATAACACAATTTGAGGAAAAATTGGATTTACCTCATGAAAAATTAGTGAATAATTTTTCAGAATACTATAATCGTTTGACATATCTAATGACTAAATATGGAAAAAGCATCATTATTATCTTTGATGAGATAGATAAACTTACAAATCCCGATATCATAAATAATTTTTTACGTATTAAAGAAAATGATGATATGAAGCGCAATGTGTGTATTGTGGGAATATCAAATAGTTTATATTTCACAAAAAACCTTGATCCGCGTACGAAAAGTGCTTTATCACAAACAGAAATAACAGTTGAGCCATATGATGCAGTTCAACTTGAAGAGATATTATGCTATCGTGCGAAATTGGCTTTTAAAGATGGAGTAATTGATGATATGGTTATTCCTTTATGTGCCGCACTTGCAGCTCAAGAACATGGAGATGCTAGAAGGGCTATAGATCTTCTAAGAGTATCTGGTGATATTGCGGATATGAGAGGAGATAAGATTATCCAATCAGAGCATGTTCGTGAAGCAAATACAAAAATTGATTCTGATAAAACGAAGAGAGTTGTTACTCGCCTTACTCCCCAATCGAAGACAGCGTTTCTTTCATCATTGTTGTTATTAAATAAGCCAGGAACAAACACTGTAATTACTAGTGATATTTATAATGTTTATTTACAAGTGTGTGAACAAATTGGAATCGATGTATTAAGTGCACGTCGGTTTAATGATTTGATTGGTGAGCTCTCTATGTTAGAGCTACTTTATACAAAGAAAACTTCACGGGGAAGAGGAAAAGGGGTCGTGAATATGGTTGGTATTGATGTTAATCTCGATTCCAATATAATTTTCGATTGGATATATGAAGATTCTCAATTTTATAGTATGAATGGCAGAAAGCAATTGACTATTTATAATCAATTAAAGTTTTGA
- a CDS encoding DEAD/DEAH box helicase, which yields MDINTLDLPQNYIDFYLNKGYTTLYPPQAECMEKGLLKGKNVFCAIPTASGKTFLAELAMLKAISKGKKAMYIVPLRALAKEKYTSFKDFVPLGINPGIASGDYNTDNRWLEKCNIIVCTAEKADSLLRSEASWIDDVTCVVIDEVHLLACKTRGPTLEMVTTKLREKNSQIQFVSLSATVGNAEEVARWLQSELITTDWRPADLREGIFFQNKIQFSKYSIDINPITNDPSINIAIDTVNIGGQCLVFETSRNSCSDFAKKLSKHISPLITEKNREELNKLSIELDREEQSNPILSECIRNGVAFHHAGLNEKQRDIVESGFKNGLIKIITCTPTLAAGLNLPARRVIIRNYKRFNPGQGRCPIPVLDYKQMAGRAGRPHLDPYGESVLIAESEKDIEKLKATFINAQAELVISNLAQENHFETHLLATINNKFANTLEDINHFLRKTLFGFQNPDADFENLTTKCIKVLHRRKMIEICDRIESTPFGKMVSVVYIYPETASIITSKIEKSLFITPFNLMSIICSTPNMKNTSFTADERKNIENIIIERSNEIPWINATKINQITPQEIGSIKTALMLMEWINGTPIETIMRNYKIGEGDLKNTISTAKWLVYASRKIMEMQENIWTSTVSDIEKMLEKGANNEMLALMTTTSIDRLSSKKLYDNKIDSLDILKTMPLKDVIEILGLNKSIEIFNSLGIDYDLFKVIDEIEAQKKQQTETKKDMLITEIEQEKVVETPNTELLAMEENKPKITVRSIIAKILRNLFLR from the coding sequence ATGGACATAAATACACTCGACCTTCCACAGAATTACATCGATTTTTACTTGAACAAAGGATATACAACCCTATATCCTCCACAAGCAGAGTGTATGGAAAAGGGTTTACTTAAAGGAAAAAATGTTTTTTGTGCAATTCCAACTGCAAGCGGAAAGACATTTCTTGCAGAACTTGCAATGCTAAAAGCAATATCTAAAGGGAAGAAAGCAATGTACATTGTTCCCCTTAGAGCTCTTGCAAAAGAGAAATACACCTCTTTTAAGGATTTTGTTCCTCTTGGAATAAACCCTGGTATTGCTTCCGGTGACTACAACACTGATAATAGGTGGCTTGAAAAATGTAATATCATCGTTTGCACCGCTGAAAAAGCAGACTCTCTGCTACGATCAGAAGCATCCTGGATTGATGATGTTACATGCGTTGTTATTGATGAAGTTCATCTTCTTGCATGTAAGACCAGAGGCCCTACTCTCGAAATGGTAACGACCAAGCTTAGAGAAAAAAACTCTCAAATCCAATTTGTCAGTCTATCAGCAACAGTTGGAAATGCAGAAGAAGTCGCAAGGTGGCTTCAATCTGAACTAATTACTACAGATTGGAGACCAGCAGACCTTAGAGAAGGTATCTTTTTCCAGAACAAGATACAATTCAGTAAGTACAGTATTGATATAAATCCAATAACTAATGATCCTTCAATAAATATTGCTATCGATACCGTAAATATCGGAGGGCAGTGCCTTGTATTCGAAACAAGTCGAAACAGCTGTTCTGATTTTGCAAAGAAACTCAGTAAGCATATCTCTCCACTAATTACTGAAAAGAATAGGGAAGAACTCAACAAACTATCTATTGAACTCGATAGAGAAGAACAGTCTAACCCTATCTTATCCGAATGCATCAGAAATGGAGTTGCTTTTCACCATGCAGGCCTGAATGAAAAACAAAGAGATATCGTAGAATCAGGATTCAAGAATGGATTAATTAAAATAATAACCTGCACACCCACTCTAGCTGCAGGCCTTAACTTACCAGCAAGAAGAGTAATTATAAGAAATTACAAAAGATTCAATCCTGGCCAGGGAAGATGTCCAATTCCCGTACTTGATTATAAACAAATGGCCGGAAGAGCAGGAAGACCACATCTTGATCCATATGGAGAAAGCGTACTCATAGCTGAATCTGAAAAGGATATAGAAAAACTCAAAGCAACGTTTATCAATGCACAGGCAGAGCTTGTTATATCAAATCTAGCACAAGAGAACCACTTTGAAACTCATTTATTAGCTACAATAAATAACAAATTCGCCAATACACTCGAAGATATCAATCACTTCCTCCGGAAAACATTGTTTGGATTCCAGAACCCAGATGCTGATTTTGAGAACTTAACAACGAAATGTATTAAAGTACTGCATCGAAGAAAAATGATTGAAATATGCGATAGGATAGAATCCACTCCTTTTGGGAAAATGGTATCCGTAGTATATATCTACCCGGAAACAGCATCTATAATAACAAGCAAGATTGAAAAATCATTATTCATTACTCCCTTCAATTTGATGAGTATAATATGTTCGACTCCAAATATGAAAAACACTTCCTTTACTGCAGACGAAAGGAAGAATATTGAAAATATCATCATCGAAAGAAGTAACGAAATTCCGTGGATAAATGCAACCAAAATAAACCAGATCACCCCGCAGGAAATAGGAAGCATTAAAACAGCTCTAATGCTAATGGAATGGATTAATGGAACTCCAATAGAAACAATAATGAGGAACTATAAAATTGGAGAAGGCGATCTGAAAAACACCATATCAACAGCAAAATGGTTAGTCTACGCTTCCCGGAAAATCATGGAAATGCAAGAGAACATCTGGACAAGCACTGTCTCTGATATTGAGAAAATGCTTGAAAAGGGTGCTAACAATGAAATGCTTGCTCTGATGACAACAACATCCATTGACAGATTATCATCCAAAAAGCTGTATGATAACAAAATCGATTCACTTGACATCTTAAAAACAATGCCACTAAAAGATGTTATTGAAATACTTGGACTCAATAAATCCATTGAGATTTTTAACTCCCTTGGTATTGATTATGACCTATTCAAAGTAATAGATGAAATTGAAGCTCAGAAAAAACAACAAACAGAAACAAAAAAAGATATGCTGATAACAGAAATTGAGCAAGAAAAAGTAGTTGAAACACCGAATACTGAATTATTAGCAATGGAAGAGAATAAGCCAAAAATCACGGTTAGAAGCATTATAGCAAAGATACTTCGTAATCTATTTTTAAGATAA